GACCACCACCCGATCGCTCCGCCGCCGCTTTTCGTCCAGGGGCATCTGGGCGGCCTCGCGGCGGGCCAGCTCGGCCTCGCTCCAGCCGCGACCGTCCGACACGCGCCTGAGCCTGAGGGCCCGGGGCGTATCCACGAAGATCACCGCGTCGCACTCGGCGTCCACGCCGGCCTCGAACAGCAGCGGGGCGTCGATGACCACGCCCGCCGCGCCGCGCCTGCGGGCCGCTTCCACCAGCCGCGCGCGCTCCTCGTGCAGCCTGGGGTGGACGATGCCCTCGAGCGTGCGCCGGCGCGCCTCGTCGGCGAAGACCGCGTCGGCGATGGCCCGGCGATCCGGACGCCCGTGCTCGTCCAGCACGCCCTGGCCGAACGCCTCGACGAGTTCCTTGACCACCTCGGGCCGCTCGAGCACGGCCCGCGCGCCGGCGTCCGAGTCGCTGACGATAAAGCCGAGCTCGCCCAGGATGGCCGCGACGACGCTCTTGCCGCTACCCACGCCGCCGGCCAGGCCCAGAATCATGAAATCACCCTTCGCCATGGGGAATAGTTGACACGCCCGCGCGGCTGGGGATCATTCTCCCCCGTCTTTTCCCAGGGCG
This is a stretch of genomic DNA from Phycisphaerales bacterium. It encodes these proteins:
- the coaE gene encoding dephospho-CoA kinase (Dephospho-CoA kinase (CoaE) performs the final step in coenzyme A biosynthesis.): MAKGDFMILGLAGGVGSGKSVVAAILGELGFIVSDSDAGARAVLERPEVVKELVEAFGQGVLDEHGRPDRRAIADAVFADEARRRTLEGIVHPRLHEERARLVEAARRRGAAGVVIDAPLLFEAGVDAECDAVIFVDTPRALRLRRVSDGRGWSEAELARREAAQMPLDEKRRRSDRVVVNDGDLEALRARVRAAFEAIRSGAGRS